From Buchnera aphidicola (Periphyllus lyropictus), a single genomic window includes:
- the carB gene encoding carbamoyl-phosphate synthase large subunit, whose product MPKTKSIKSILVLGAGPIVIGQACEFDYSGAQACKALKEEGYKVILVNSNPATIMTDPEIADRTYIEPIHWKVVKNIIKKEKPNALLPTMGGQTALNCALDLYHKNILSKYKIKMIGATIKSIKKAENRKLFRKSIKKLNLRMPKSGIANSLKKAFKILKKVKFPCIIRPSFTMGGTGGGIAYNQEEFKEICKKGLNLSPNKELLIDESLIGWKEYEMEVVRDKNDNCIIVCSIENFDPMGIHTGDSITVSPAQTLTDKEYQKMRNASIKILKEIGIETGGSNVQFAINPKNGKMVVIEMNPRVSRSSALASKATGFPIAKIAAKLAIGYTLDELNNSISGINIPASFEPTIDYIVTKIPRFNFDKFPESNDRLTTQMKSVGEVMAIGRNFQESIQKAIRSLEINSNGFDSKINLKKKNSINKIKKELKNPGPYRLWYIGDAFRKKINIKKINKLTSIDIWFLYQIKELIEIEQKIKKNPEKIKNKYYLKKIKNKGFSDKRIAILINKKEKDIRKLRYKKNIYPVYKRIDSCAAEFKTSISYMYSTWEEECESKPTLNKKKIIILGSGPNRIGQGIEFDYCCVHSAQALRENNFETIIINCNPETVSTDYDISDRLYFEPITLETILEIIRIEKPKGIIIQFGGQTPLKLAKKLKKKGIKIIGTNANSIDKSENRNKFQKIISELNLKQPKNFTVKNYKKAKKKAKIIKYPIMIRPSYVLGGKSMEIIYNKKNLKKYFNKKKNKNKNILFFIDHYLENAIEVDVDAVCDKKNIFIGGIMQHIEQAGIHSGDSACSLPSYSLKEKIIKLIKIQVKKISLKLKIKGLINIQFAIKKKKIYIIEVNPRASRTIPFISKATNIPLAKIATKVMIGISLKKQKIYQKNKKNIYFSVKESVFPFNKFNNSDPILGPEMKSTGEVMGIGKTFYEAYGKAMLGSQSKINNKKKVLLFINIENKKKIIKLANQLIKFKFKIDASSETFNLLKKEKIKVKRVNKTYEGRPNIEDRIKNKEYSYIINTAKSKKDIKESKIIRSKAVKYKIYYNTTLNGAFASIKTLKYNPFKNIICLQDLHKKYLKN is encoded by the coding sequence ATGCCTAAAACAAAAAGTATAAAATCAATATTAGTATTAGGAGCAGGACCCATAGTAATAGGACAAGCTTGTGAATTTGATTATTCTGGAGCGCAAGCATGTAAAGCATTAAAAGAAGAAGGATATAAAGTTATTTTGGTAAACTCAAATCCAGCTACAATAATGACTGATCCAGAAATAGCAGATAGAACATATATTGAACCTATTCATTGGAAAGTAGTAAAAAACATAATTAAAAAAGAAAAACCAAATGCTTTACTACCAACAATGGGAGGACAAACTGCTTTAAATTGTGCTTTAGATTTATATCATAAAAATATTTTATCTAAATATAAAATAAAAATGATTGGAGCAACAATAAAATCTATAAAAAAAGCAGAAAACAGAAAACTTTTTAGAAAATCTATTAAAAAATTAAATTTAAGAATGCCAAAATCAGGAATAGCTAATTCTTTAAAAAAAGCTTTCAAAATTTTAAAAAAAGTTAAATTTCCATGTATTATAAGACCCTCTTTTACAATGGGTGGAACTGGAGGAGGTATTGCTTATAATCAAGAAGAATTTAAAGAAATATGTAAAAAAGGATTAAATCTATCTCCTAATAAAGAACTCTTAATTGATGAATCTCTTATTGGATGGAAAGAATATGAAATGGAAGTAGTAAGAGATAAAAATGATAACTGTATTATAGTTTGTTCTATAGAAAATTTTGATCCTATGGGAATACATACAGGAGACTCAATTACAGTTTCTCCAGCACAAACATTAACCGATAAAGAATATCAAAAAATGAGAAATGCCTCCATAAAAATTCTTAAAGAAATAGGAATTGAAACCGGAGGATCTAACGTTCAATTTGCTATAAACCCAAAAAATGGAAAAATGGTTGTTATAGAAATGAATCCTAGAGTTTCTAGATCATCAGCTTTAGCTTCTAAAGCTACAGGATTCCCAATTGCAAAAATAGCTGCTAAATTAGCTATTGGATATACTTTAGATGAATTAAATAATAGTATTTCAGGAATTAATATTCCTGCTTCTTTTGAACCTACAATTGATTATATTGTCACTAAAATACCAAGATTTAATTTTGATAAATTTCCAGAAAGTAATGACAGATTAACTACACAAATGAAATCTGTAGGCGAAGTTATGGCAATTGGAAGAAATTTTCAAGAATCAATTCAAAAAGCTATTCGAAGTTTAGAAATTAATTCTAATGGATTTGATTCAAAAATAAATTTAAAAAAAAAAAATTCAATAAATAAAATAAAAAAAGAACTAAAAAATCCAGGACCATATAGATTATGGTATATTGGAGATGCATTTAGAAAAAAAATAAATATAAAAAAAATAAATAAATTAACTTCAATTGATATATGGTTTTTATATCAAATAAAAGAATTAATCGAAATAGAACAAAAAATAAAAAAAAATCCAGAAAAAATAAAAAATAAATATTACTTAAAAAAAATAAAAAATAAAGGATTTTCTGATAAAAGAATTGCTATATTAATTAATAAAAAAGAAAAAGATATAAGAAAATTAAGATATAAAAAAAATATTTATCCAGTATATAAAAGAATAGATTCTTGTGCGGCAGAATTTAAAACATCTATCTCTTATATGTATTCTACTTGGGAAGAAGAATGTGAATCTAAACCTACTTTAAATAAAAAAAAAATTATTATTTTAGGAAGCGGTCCGAATAGAATTGGACAAGGAATAGAATTTGATTATTGTTGTGTTCATTCTGCTCAAGCATTAAGAGAAAATAATTTTGAAACTATTATTATAAATTGCAATCCAGAAACAGTTTCAACAGATTATGATATTTCTGATAGATTATACTTTGAACCAATAACACTTGAAACAATTTTAGAAATTATAAGAATAGAAAAACCTAAAGGAATTATTATTCAATTTGGAGGACAAACACCATTAAAATTAGCAAAAAAATTAAAAAAAAAAGGAATAAAAATAATTGGAACTAACGCTAATTCTATCGATAAATCAGAAAATAGAAATAAATTTCAAAAAATTATTTCTGAATTAAACTTAAAACAACCAAAAAATTTTACTGTAAAAAACTACAAAAAAGCTAAAAAAAAAGCAAAAATAATAAAATATCCAATTATGATTAGACCATCATATGTACTTGGTGGAAAATCTATGGAAATAATTTACAATAAAAAAAATTTAAAAAAATATTTTAATAAAAAAAAAAATAAAAATAAAAATATTTTATTTTTTATTGATCATTATTTAGAAAATGCAATAGAAGTAGATGTAGATGCAGTATGTGATAAAAAAAATATATTTATTGGTGGAATTATGCAACATATTGAACAAGCAGGAATTCATTCTGGAGATTCTGCATGTTCTCTTCCTTCATATTCTTTAAAAGAAAAAATAATAAAATTAATAAAAATTCAAGTAAAAAAAATATCTTTAAAATTAAAAATAAAAGGATTAATTAATATACAATTTGCAATAAAAAAGAAAAAGATATATATAATTGAAGTTAATCCTAGAGCTTCAAGAACCATACCTTTCATTTCTAAAGCAACAAATATTCCTTTAGCAAAAATTGCAACAAAAGTAATGATAGGAATTTCATTAAAAAAACAAAAAATTTATCAAAAAAATAAAAAAAATATTTACTTTTCTGTAAAAGAATCTGTTTTTCCATTTAATAAATTTAATAACTCAGATCCAATTCTTGGTCCAGAAATGAAATCTACTGGTGAAGTAATGGGTATAGGTAAAACTTTTTATGAAGCATACGGAAAAGCAATGTTAGGATCTCAAAGTAAAATAAATAATAAAAAAAAAGTTTTATTATTTATAAATATAGAAAACAAAAAAAAAATAATAAAATTAGCAAATCAATTAATTAAATTTAAATTTAAAATTGATGCTTCTAGTGAAACATTTAATTTATTAAAAAAAGAAAAAATAAAAGTTAAACGTGTAAATAAAACATACGAAGGAAGACCAAATATAGAAGATAGAATTAAAAATAAAGAATATTCTTATATAATTAATACAGCAAAATCAAAAAAAGATATAAAAGAATCAAAAATAATTAGAAGTAAAGCGGTTAAATATAAAATATATTATAACACCACTTTAAATGGAGCATTTGCTTCTATTAAAACATTAAAATATAACCCATTTAAAAA